The following coding sequences are from one Pyxidicoccus xibeiensis window:
- a CDS encoding OmpA family protein → MKLKALCLAVSLLAIPGVAAAQSPFDTIKKTAGDAGKGAVEKRVNTKLMDEGKKNQCSFKTGTAELDPGCDAKLKKLANALIDAKKQLDGAGIKSYKFEVSGHTDSSGDAAKNKKLSEQRAETIVKELASRGVPRSEIIAVGHGSEKPLVKPDDTAAKKAKNRRYELQVRL, encoded by the coding sequence ATGAAGCTCAAGGCCCTGTGCCTCGCCGTGTCGCTGCTGGCCATCCCCGGGGTGGCCGCCGCGCAGAGCCCGTTTGATACCATCAAGAAGACCGCCGGTGACGCCGGCAAGGGCGCCGTCGAGAAGCGCGTCAACACCAAGCTGATGGACGAGGGCAAGAAGAACCAGTGCAGCTTCAAGACGGGCACCGCCGAGCTGGACCCCGGCTGCGACGCCAAGCTCAAGAAGCTGGCCAATGCCCTCATCGACGCCAAGAAGCAGCTCGATGGCGCGGGCATCAAGAGCTACAAGTTCGAGGTCTCCGGCCACACCGACTCCTCCGGTGATGCCGCGAAGAACAAGAAGCTCAGCGAGCAGCGCGCGGAGACCATCGTCAAGGAGCTCGCGTCGCGCGGCGTGCCCCGCTCGGAGATCATCGCCGTGGGCCACGGCTCCGAGAAGCCCCTGGTGAAGCCGGACGACACGGCGGCCAAGAAGGCGAAGAACCGCCGCTACGAGCTCCAGGTCCGCCTGTAG